From one Acinonyx jubatus isolate Ajub_Pintada_27869175 chromosome B1, VMU_Ajub_asm_v1.0, whole genome shotgun sequence genomic stretch:
- the LOC128314479 gene encoding splicing factor 3A subunit 2-like: MRSPPLPCHSLASSLPPTPIPGPAPHPAPAVPGEGLSRQSVARQGEALPVLLPHASGLPRACALLLAPAAPGDPAPAAAAAPAAPFPRPCVPTGWSRAQSCSWAGNCHVKHSPGCAPPAPGLRPAAAHPPAHAHRRDGAGRGRRRGLAERTVGVWAARPSFFFFYSPLSVCFVCFFVCLFPYNRSKC; the protein is encoded by the coding sequence ATGAGGTCTCCTCCGCTGCCCTGCCACAGCTTAGCATCCAGCCTCCCGCCAACCCCCATCCCAGGCCCCGCACCGCACCCCGCTCCAGCTGTGCCTGGGGAGGGGCTGTCCCGCCAGAGCGTAGCTAGGCAGGGCGAGGCATTACCTGTTCTGCTCCCGCACGCGTCTGGACTTCCGAGAGCCTGCGCTCTGCTCCTAGCGCCAGCTGCCCCCGGTGACCCCGCTCCCGCTGCGGCCGCTGCTCCCGCGGCGCCTTTCCCCCGGCCCTGTGTCCCCACAGGCTGGTCTCGCGCACAGAGTTGCAGCTGGGCTGGGAACTGCCACGTCAAACACTCTCCCGGCTGCGCGCCCCCAGCGCCGGGGCTCAGACCGGCTGCCGCGCACCCGCCGGCGCACGCGCACAGACGcgacggggcggggcggggccggaggcGGGGCCTGGCCGAGAGAACTGTCGGAGTTTGGGCAGCCcgtccttcctttttttttttctattcgcctctttctgtgtgttttgtttgtttctttgtttgtttgttccccTATAACAGGTCAAAATGTTAA